Proteins co-encoded in one Malus sylvestris chromosome 7, drMalSylv7.2, whole genome shotgun sequence genomic window:
- the LOC126629342 gene encoding uncharacterized protein LOC126629342, whose amino-acid sequence MSAISISKFITFSSISSSSFPKYPTPYPSLSPKFPPYPLTHSSRKLSVPVFSKPSEAEEEEEQSSAPEDEWLKKLPDKKKPLYAHSLPCIEAWLRNLGFYQSEEDRAVWLVEKPEWHAQLSLDVTDLYVRYLKTGPGNLEKDVERRFSYALSREDIENAVLGGP is encoded by the exons ATGTCCGCCATTTCTATCTCCAAATTCATCACCTTCTCCTCCATTTCTTCCTCAAGTTTCCCAAAGTATCCAACTCCGTACCCTTCACTTTCACCCAAATTCCCACCGTATCCCCTCACTCACTCTTCCAGAAAGCTCTCGGTCCCGGTGTTTTCCAAGCCCTCCGAGgcggaggaagaagaggagcagtCGTCGGCGCCGGAGGACGAGTGGCTGAAGAAGCTGCCGGACAAGAAGAAGCCGCTGTACGCCCACAGCCTCCCCTGCATCGAGGCCTGGCTGAGGAACTTGGGGTTTTACCAGAGCGAAGAGGACCGGGCGGTTTGGCTGGTGGAGAAGCCCGAGTGGCACGCGCAGCTCTCCCTCGACGTCACCGATTTGTATGTGAG GTATCTAAAGACCGGACCGGGAAATCTTGAAAAGGATGTGGAGAGGAGATTTAGTTATGCACTGAGCAGAGAGGACATTGAGAATGCAGTGCTTGGAGGGCCATGA
- the LOC126629333 gene encoding hydroxyproline O-galactosyltransferase HPGT1-like isoform X2, translating to MGEKMQSRGSSARLSGAVFRSRIPTLLVSMFATFASIYVAGRLWQDSESRVYLIKELDRITGQGRSVISVDDTLKIIACREQHKKLSALEMELTAARQEGFTSGRSAEINGTDYKIRPLVMIGIFTTFGRKNNRDAIRQAWMGTGGILKKMENEKGIIARFVIGRSANRGDSLDQAIDNEYRKTKDFIILDTHIESPEEFPKKSKLFFAHAAEKWNAEFYSKVNDDVYVNIDALGATLATHLDKPRVYMGCMKSGEVFSQPSQKWYEPEWWKFGDKKSYFRHASAEMYVISQALAKFVSINRSYLCWCLI from the exons ATGGGAGAGAAGATGCAGAGCAGGGGATCCAGTGCTCGTCTCTCCGGCGCCGTTTTCCGGTCTCGGATCCCGACGCTCTTGGTCTCCATGTTCGCCACCTTCGCCTCCATCTACGTCGCAGGCCG GCTGTGGCAGGATTCGGAGAGCAGGGTTTATTTGATCAAAGAACTTGATAGGATTACTGGGCAG GGGCGATCTGTCATATCAGTGGATGATACATTGAAAATCATAGCCTGCAG GGAACAACATAAGAAGTTATCAGCTCTTGAGATGGAGTTGACTGCAGCTAGACAAGAAGGTTTTACTTCGGGGCGATCAGCAGAGATTAACGGAACTGATTACAAGATAAGACCACTAGTGATGATTGGTATTTTTACAACCTTTGGCCGCAAAAATAATAGGGATGCAATTCGTCAGGCGTGGATGGGAACAG GTGGTATCTTGAAAAAAATGGAGAATGAGAAGGGAATAATCGCTCGATTTGTTATTGGAAGAAG TGCAAATCGTGGGGATAGTTTGGACCAGGCCATCGACAATGAATACCGGAAAACTAAGGACTTCATTATTCTT GATACCCATATAGAGTCGCCTGAAGAGTTCCCAAAGAAGAGTAAATTGTTCTTCGCTCATGCTGCTGAAAAATGGAATGCTGAGTTTTACTCCAAAGTCAACGACGATGTTTATGTAAATATTG ATGCTCTGGGAGCTACACTTGCAACTCATTTGGACAAACCTCGGGTTTATATGGGGTGCATGAAATCAGGCGAAGTTTTCTCTCAGCC GAGCCAAAAATGGTATGAACCAGAATGGTGGAAGTTTGGCGATAAAAAATC ATATTTCCGCCATGCTTCGGCTGAGATGTACGTCATATCTCAAGCTTTGGCCAAATTTGTTTCAATCAATAG GAGCTATTTGTGCTGGTGTTTGATTTGA
- the LOC126629333 gene encoding hydroxyproline O-galactosyltransferase HPGT1-like isoform X1, which yields MGEKMQSRGSSARLSGAVFRSRIPTLLVSMFATFASIYVAGRLWQDSESRVYLIKELDRITGQGRSVISVDDTLKIIACREQHKKLSALEMELTAARQEGFTSGRSAEINGTDYKIRPLVMIGIFTTFGRKNNRDAIRQAWMGTGGILKKMENEKGIIARFVIGRSANRGDSLDQAIDNEYRKTKDFIILDTHIESPEEFPKKSKLFFAHAAEKWNAEFYSKVNDDVYVNIDALGATLATHLDKPRVYMGCMKSGEVFSQPSQKWYEPEWWKFGDKKSYFRHASAEMYVISQALAKFVSINRDILRTYAHDDISVGSWFIGLDVKHVHDTKFCCSSWAGGAICAGV from the exons ATGGGAGAGAAGATGCAGAGCAGGGGATCCAGTGCTCGTCTCTCCGGCGCCGTTTTCCGGTCTCGGATCCCGACGCTCTTGGTCTCCATGTTCGCCACCTTCGCCTCCATCTACGTCGCAGGCCG GCTGTGGCAGGATTCGGAGAGCAGGGTTTATTTGATCAAAGAACTTGATAGGATTACTGGGCAG GGGCGATCTGTCATATCAGTGGATGATACATTGAAAATCATAGCCTGCAG GGAACAACATAAGAAGTTATCAGCTCTTGAGATGGAGTTGACTGCAGCTAGACAAGAAGGTTTTACTTCGGGGCGATCAGCAGAGATTAACGGAACTGATTACAAGATAAGACCACTAGTGATGATTGGTATTTTTACAACCTTTGGCCGCAAAAATAATAGGGATGCAATTCGTCAGGCGTGGATGGGAACAG GTGGTATCTTGAAAAAAATGGAGAATGAGAAGGGAATAATCGCTCGATTTGTTATTGGAAGAAG TGCAAATCGTGGGGATAGTTTGGACCAGGCCATCGACAATGAATACCGGAAAACTAAGGACTTCATTATTCTT GATACCCATATAGAGTCGCCTGAAGAGTTCCCAAAGAAGAGTAAATTGTTCTTCGCTCATGCTGCTGAAAAATGGAATGCTGAGTTTTACTCCAAAGTCAACGACGATGTTTATGTAAATATTG ATGCTCTGGGAGCTACACTTGCAACTCATTTGGACAAACCTCGGGTTTATATGGGGTGCATGAAATCAGGCGAAGTTTTCTCTCAGCC GAGCCAAAAATGGTATGAACCAGAATGGTGGAAGTTTGGCGATAAAAAATC ATATTTCCGCCATGCTTCGGCTGAGATGTACGTCATATCTCAAGCTTTGGCCAAATTTGTTTCAATCAATAG AGATATACTCCGTACCTATGCCCACGATGATATCAGTGTCGGATCTTGGTTTATCGGTCTTGATGTTAAACATGTCCATGATACCAAGTTTTGTTGCTCCTCGTGGGCGGGag GAGCTATTTGTGCTGGTGTTTGA
- the LOC126629340 gene encoding uncharacterized protein LOC126629340 has translation MDYDYRSRSGQTPNYRPATSSAPSSHPMYGPPSSSSSMYPRVGQQSHAAVPPPYGGSAGRPLPHHQTANPPSSSSSGLGIRVTIKPDYRITPPPPLLLQVGDIPRSKFQFDFDLERKVLAELEKETPNWAKLGLQNLPPPRAVEPPSPSGSSADPVVSKYIASGLSREAVPLAVANHGDNPTKVREYVNAFTLLREMGFPQNAVAEALMMYDNDTDKALAHFLNNPS, from the exons ATGGACTACGATTACAGATCCCGGTCCGGTCAAACGCCGAACTACCGTCCCGCCACGTCATCAGCGCCGTCTAGCCATCCGATGTACGGTCCCCCGTCATCGTCGTCGTCCATGTACCCGCGGGTGGGTCAACAGAGCCACGCGGCGGTTCCTCCCCCGTACGGAGGTAGCGCAGGCCGTCCTCTTCCCCACCACCAAACGGCAAACCCTCCTTCGTCTTCCTCCT CGGGATTGGGCATTCGAGTTACTATAAAACCGGATTATCGGATCACTCCTCCG CCTCCATTGTTATTGCAAGTTGGAGATATACCGCGGAGCAAGTTCCAGTTTGATTTTGATCTGGAGAGGAAAGTCTTGGCTGAATTAGAAAAGGAAACTCCGAATTGGGCCAAGCTTGGTCTGCAAAACCTTCCACCACCGAGGGCTGTAGAACCACCATCTCCGTCG GGTTCTAGCGCAGATCCGGTTGTCAGCAAATATATCGCTTCAGGGCTCAGCCGGGAAGCAGTCCCTCTTGCAGTAGCAAATCATGGAGACAATCCTACTAAG GTTCGAGAATATGTCAATGCATTCACCCTTCTCCGAGAGATGGGATTTCCACAGAACGCTGTTGCTGAAGCCCTAATGATGTATGACAACGACACGGACAAGGCACTGGCACATTTTCTCAACAATCCATCTTGA
- the LOC126629330 gene encoding probable inactive receptor kinase At4g23740, whose protein sequence is MGKRLELLVVLFIGAIFLHVSADPVEDKQALLDFIHNISHSRSIKWNENSSVCETWNGVICSEDQSRVIELHLPGAALLGPIPPNTLSRLSALLVLSLRLNSLTGPFPSDFNKLENLSSLYLQFNNFSGPLPLNFSVWKNLTVMNLSNNAFSGNIPSSISNLTHLTVLNLANNSLSGEIPDLNVPSLEQLDLANNNLSGIVPQSLQRFPSWAFSGNSLASALPPALPVQPPNSQPRKKTRISQPAILGIVIGGCVLGFVLIAFFMLVCCHNKEGENGKVEKPKKKELFSKKGVSEKQNKDTKLSFFEGSNLAFDLDDLLRASAEVLGKGTFGTTYKAALEDATNATTVVVKRLKEVSVGKKEFEQQMEIVGSIKHENVAALRAYYYSKDEKLVVYDYYEQGSASSMLHAKRGEGRFPLDWETRLKISIGAARGIAHIHTQNAGKLVHGNIKASNIFLNSQGYGCVCDVGLPTLMSPIPPPAVRTGGYRAPEVTDTRKSTPASDVYSFGVLILELLTGKSPIHTTDGEEVIHLVRWVNSVVREEWTAEVFDVELLKYPNIEEEMVEMLQIGMSCVARMPEQRPKMQDVVKRMEEIRQVNTGTRPSSGISTPILNTPPPPLEIAGPSSVNQ, encoded by the exons ATGGGGAAAAGATTAGAGCTTTTGGTCGTTTTGTTCATTGGGGCAATTTTCTTGCATGTCTCTGCGGACCCAGTTGAAGATAAGCAAGCTTTGTTGGATTTCATTCACAATATTTCTCACTCGCGCTCTATCAAATGGAATGAGAATTCTTCTGTTTGCGAAACCTGGAACGGCGTGATCTGTAGCGAAGATCAGTCCAGAGTTATAGAGCTTCATTTGCCTGGAGCTGCCTTACTTGGTCCAATCCCACCGAACACTCTCAGCCGGCTTTCGGCGCTTCTGGTTCTAAGTCTAAGGTTGAATAGCTTGACAGGTCCATTCCCTTCTGATTTTAACAAACTCGAAAACTTGTCTTCCCTTTATCTTCAATTCAATAACTTCTCTGGCCCTTTGCCTTTAAATTTTTCGGTTTGGAAGAATCTTACTGTCATGAATCTGTCAAACAATGCATTTAGTGGGAATATCCCTTCCTCGATTTCAAATTTGACTCACCTCACAGTTCTGAATCTCGCTAACAATTCGCTTTCGGGTGAAATTCCTGACCTCAATGTTCCTAGTTTGGAACAGCTTGATTTGGCTAACAATAACCTCTCAGGGATTGTTCCTCAATCTCTTCAAAGATTTCCAAGTTGGGCCTTTTCAGGCAACAGTCTGGCATCAGCCCTTCCTCCAGCTCTTCCTGTTCAACCACCTAATTCTCAACCAAGAAAGAAAACGAGAATCAGTCAGCCTGCAATACTAGGTATTGTGATCGGCGGATGTGTTCTGGGATTCGTTCTAATTGCTTTTTTTATGCTCGTTTGCTGCCACAATAAGGAAGGCGAAAATGGGAAAGTTGAAaaaccaaagaagaaagaactcttTTCAAAGAAAGGGGTTTCTGAGAAGCAAAATAAGGATACCAAGCTTTCCTTCTTTGAGGGTTCTAATCTTGCATTTGATCTGGACGATTTGTTGAGGGCATCTGCTGAGGTTCTTGGCAAGGGAACGTTCGGGACAACATATAAGGCTGCTTTGGAAGATGCAACCAATGCAACCACTGTTGTGGTGAAGAGGTTGAAGGAAGTGAGTGTGGGAAAGAAGGAATTTGAGCAGCAAATGGAGATTGTGGGAAGTATCAAGCATGAGAATGTAGCCGCACTAAGGGCGTATTACTATTCGAAAGATGAGAAGCTTGTTGTGTATGATTACTATGAGCAGggaagcgcctcttcgatgttACATG CTAAAAGAGGAGAAGGCAGGTTTCCGCTTGACTGGGAGACTCGACTCAAAATATCAATTGGTGCAGCAAGAGGCATAGCTCATATCCACACTCAGAACGCTGGGAAACTTGTCCATGGAAACATAAAGGCCTCAAACATCTTCCTCAATTCTCAAGGATACGGTTGTGTGTGCGATGTTGGTTTGCCAACACTGATGAGTCCAATACCCCCACCAGCAGTGCGTACAGGAGGATACCGAGCCCCAGAAGTGACAGACACCCGCAAGTCTACCCCTGCATCAGATGTCTACAGCTTCGGGGTCCTGATACTCGAGCTTCTCACCGGTAAAAGCCCCATCCACACAACAGACGGGGAAGAAGTTATTCACTTGGTGAGGTGGGTGAACTCTGTGGTCAGAGAGGAATGGACGGCAGAAGTGTTCGATGTAGAGCTTTTAAAGTATCCCAACATAGAGGAGGAAATGGTAGAGATGTTACAAATAGGAATGTCTTGCGTCGCAAGAATGCCGGAGCAACGACCAAAAATGCAGGATGTGGTGAAAAGGATGGAGGAAATTCGTCAAGTAAACACCGGAACTCGACCATCATCAGGAATATCGACTCCAATCTTAAATACGCCGCCTCCTCCATTGGAGATAGCAGGACCTTCCTCTGTAAACCAGTGA
- the LOC126629338 gene encoding uncharacterized protein LOC126629338 produces the protein MERFKVSRRVQVAESKPDIPKYDVADEEEEDPSDALDGQNDDGEGSGRTRIRPSGGNVTEDQEPFMGVKVRRKASFRREYRGDYIDVRSNPYLMKVLQKQGDKEVLFADKVLKFTASGKMKRRILMITDFAIYIVDPVADALKRRIALAAVEKMCLSELSDNFFAIIIPTEYDVLMASTRKTEIVTVLVEATKSASDYELNVCFANSFEYNATAEFVKEVQFEEVEGGVRTKILNK, from the exons ATGGAGCGGTTTAAGGTTTCGAGGCGGGTCCAAGTGGCCGAATCCAAACCCGATATTCCCAAGTACGACGTGGcggatgaagaagaagaggaccCCTCGGACGCCCTGGACGGCCAAAACGACGACGGAGAAGGTAGTGGCCGAACGCGGATAAGGCCGTCCGGTGGCAACGTGACCGAAGATCAGGAGCCTTTCATGGGAGTCAAGGTCCGCAGAAAAGCTTCGTTTCGCAGAGAATACAGAGGCGACTACATCGACGTCCGCTCCAATCCGTACCTGATGAAAGTCTTGCAGAAACAAG GTGACAAGGAGGTTCTGTTCGCCGATAAGGTCTTGAAGTTTACTGCTTCCGGGAAGATGAAACGCCGCATTTTGATGATCACTGACTTCGCCATCTACATTGTTGACCCGGTTGCCGATGCGCTTAAACGGAGGATAGCTCTTGCAGCTGTGGAGAAGATGTGCTTGAGCGAATTGAGCGATAATTTTTTCGCGATTATCATTCCTACGGAGTATGATGTGCTGATGGCCAGTACTCGCAAGACGGAAATTGTTACTGTCTTAGTTGAAGCTACTAAGAGTGCTTCTGATTACGAACTCAATGTTTGTTTCGCTAACAG TTTTGAGTATAATGCAACTGCGGAATTCGTGAAGGAGGTTCAGTTTGAGGAAGTTGAAG GGGGTGTTAGAACAAAAATTTTGAACAAGTGA